Within the Deltaproteobacteria bacterium genome, the region GCTACTCTTGGCAGTAGCGCGCCAAAACGCTGAGCGCCAATATGCTGACCAAGGTTATGCAGTGTCGTCTCATGAGCGTCGTGCTATTGAAAATTGGTCAATGCAGCAAGCTCGAAAATATTATGAGTCAAAATGTTTCAATGTGAAAGATGTTCATGCAAATAAGCCTTTTGACTTGGAGTGCCAGCGTGGCAACAAAACAATTTATGTTGAGGTGAAAGGAACTCGTGGCAGTGGTGAAACGGTGTTGTTGACTCGGTGTGAAGTCCAGCATGCCCAAAAGCATCCGCGTAATTCAGCGTTGTTCGTAGTATTTAATATACAGCTTAAAGGGCGCGGTAAAAATGTTGTTGGTTATGGAGGGCGACAAGTGGTTTTTTATCCATGGTGTCCAAAGAAATCAGACCTGCAGCCGTCGCAGTATACCTATCGAGTGAAGAGTTAAACCAAAGCGGCAAGAGATCTTAAGTTACCTATGTGT harbors:
- a CDS encoding DUF3883 domain-containing protein; amino-acid sequence: MRYWVYKCNVTGQYSYFGDWDEVFSNMQPSAWGSAEENKALGKLQDGDLVLAYQTDRNELVGVARVEGFKGKLNNKNLFLKPIEEIRVRVRPLKKAHQDVARIPALTQGPIQTIYDITDADAELLLAVARQNAERQYADQGYAVSSHERRAIENWSMQQARKYYESKCFNVKDVHANKPFDLECQRGNKTIYVEVKGTRGSGETVLLTRCEVQHAQKHPRNSALFVVFNIQLKGRGKNVVGYGGRQVVFYPWCPKKSDLQPSQYTYRVKS